From a single Triplophysa rosa linkage group LG17, Trosa_1v2, whole genome shotgun sequence genomic region:
- the LOC130567785 gene encoding protein FAM240C isoform X1 — protein sequence MCEKMSSALIHDKLFIKTFWEQKIVHHNHMTETEEERMKNSSLTKLRDEWLKRLESRTKHLKNFGDNRGPNLSSVS from the exons ATGTGTGAG AAAATGAGTTCTGCTCTGATTCATGACAAGTTATTCATCAAGACGTTCTGGGAGCAGAAGATCGTTCATCACAATCACATGACAGAAACTGAAGAAGAGAGGATGAAGAACAGCTCTCTCACCAA GCTTCGTGACGAGTGGCTGAAGAGACTGGAGAGCCGGACGAAACATCTGAAGAATTTTGGCGACAACCGAGGCCCAAATTTATCATCCGTCTCATGA
- the LOC130567785 gene encoding protein FAM240B isoform X2: protein MSSALIHDKLFIKTFWEQKIVHHNHMTETEEERMKNSSLTKLRDEWLKRLESRTKHLKNFGDNRGPNLSSVS, encoded by the exons ATGAGTTCTGCTCTGATTCATGACAAGTTATTCATCAAGACGTTCTGGGAGCAGAAGATCGTTCATCACAATCACATGACAGAAACTGAAGAAGAGAGGATGAAGAACAGCTCTCTCACCAA GCTTCGTGACGAGTGGCTGAAGAGACTGGAGAGCCGGACGAAACATCTGAAGAATTTTGGCGACAACCGAGGCCCAAATTTATCATCCGTCTCATGA
- the srp19 gene encoding signal recognition particle 19 kDa protein: MSHLTTNPADKERFLCIYPSYINNKKTLAEGRRIPVEKAVENPSCAEIRDVLTAAGLNVLVENKMYPREWNRDVQFRGRVRVQLKLEDGSLCQDKFSSKKDVMFYVAEMIPKLKIRSQKSGGADAGSQQGDAGKKGKKKKK; this comes from the exons ATGTCGCATTTAACGACAAACCCGGCGGATAAAGAGAG GTTTCTGTGCATTTATCCGTCTTacatcaacaacaaaaagaCTTTAGCAGAAGGCAGGAGAATCCCCGTGGAGAAA GCGGTGGAAAATCCTTCATGCGCTGAGATTCGAGATGTGCTGACGGCAGCTGGTCTCAATGTTCTGGTGGAG AACAAGATGTATCCCAGAGAATGGAACAGAGACGTTCAGTTTAGAGGACGTGTGCGGGTGCAACTAAAACTCGAAGATGGAAGTTTGTGTCAAGACAAATTTTCATCTA AGAAAGACGTGATGTTTTATGTTGCTGAGATGATTCCCAAACTGAAGATCAGATCGCAGAAGAGCGGAGGAGCTGACGCTGGATCACAGCAGGGAGATGCAGGGAAGAAaggaaagaagaagaagaagtag
- the zgc:101664 gene encoding shieldin complex subunit 3: protein MTRESADVSVYFSAGQEVRDVVFITHRVCQEFPCRVLPEFTPWYPSTSDSIRPIRPEIRPPLITPEDLKNITSDSIRPEIRPPLITPEDLKNITSDSIRPEIRPPLITPEDLKNITSDSIRPEIRPPLITPEDLKNITSDSIRPEIRPPLITPEDLKNITSDSIRPEIRPPLITPEDLKNITSDYIRPVSECEDSSRIKTVSSSSENLREFKRSWCVITDRTTPEKITHSFSRLFRKVIAKHRLHLHQRVKWVVCELNCVTHTIDEVWFQLNRAIRHSRLPTCNSNFQRDLCQIWIYCDLFYSEFIGSFLKKELQLSGQMTLTVHKLGDILQF from the exons ATGACGCGGGAATCTGCG GATGTGAGTGTGTATTTCAGCGCGGGGCAGGAGGTCAGAGATGTTGTGTTCATCACACACAGAGTCTGTCAGGAGTTTCCCTGCAGAGTTCTGCCTGAGTTCACGCCCTGGTACCCATCAACATCAGACAGCATCAGACCCATCAGACCTGAGATCAGACCGCCGCTCATCACACCGGAAGATCTGAAGAACATCACATCAGACAGCATCAGACCTGAGATCAGACCGCCGCTCATCACACCGGAAGATCTGAAGAACATCACATCAGACAGCATCAGACCTGAGATCAGACCGCCGCTCATCACACCGGAAGATCTGAAGAACATCACATCAGACAGCATCAGACCTGAGATCAGACCGCCGCTCATCACACCGGAAGATCTGAAGAACATCACATCAGACAGCATCAGACCTGAGATCAGACCGCCGCTCATCACACCGGAAGATCTGAAGAACATCACATCAGACAGCATCAGACCTGAGATCAGACCGCCGCTCATCACACCGGAAGATCTAAAGAACATCACATCAGACTACATCAGACCCGTTAGTGAATGTGAAGACTCGAGCAGAATAAAGACTGTCAGCAGCAGCTCTGAGAATCTCAGAGAGTTCAAGCGCTCGTGGTGTGTGATCACAGACAGGACGACACCGGAGAAGATCACACACTCGTTCTCTCGTCTGTTTCGTAAGGTCATTGCGAAACACAGACTTCATCTTCATCAGAGAGTGAAGTGGGTCGTGTGTGAGCTCAACTGTGTCACACACACTATTGATGAAGTTTGGTTTCAGCTGAATCGAGCGATCAGACACTCCAGACTGCCCACCTGTAACTCAAACTTTCAGCGAGATCTGTGTCAGATCTGGATTTACTGTGACCTCTTCTACTCTGAGTTTATTGGTAGTTTCTTAAAGAAAGAACTTCAGCTCTCAGGCCAGATGACATTAACTGTTCATAAACTTGGAGATATTCTTCAGTTTTAA